The following proteins are encoded in a genomic region of Mycolicibacterium rutilum:
- a CDS encoding pyridoxal phosphate-dependent aminotransferase, giving the protein MTVRRLQPYAINIFAQMSALAARVGAVNLGQGFPDEDGPPQMLKIAEEAIADGVNQYPPGPGIAPLREAIAAQRLRHYGTVYDPETEVLVTVGASEAIAAAVIGLVEPGSEVLLIDPAFDTYAPVIAMAGCRRRSVPLMPDGGGFRIDVDALRAAVTPETRALILNSPHNPTGMVATDAELRAVAELAVEADLLVITDEVYEHLVYSDFPGGGHLPLVGYPGMRDRTVTISGAAKTFNVTGWKIGWACGTADLIAGVRAAKQYMSYVGGAPFQPAVAHALNTEDAWVAGLRDSLQAKRDRLGAALTELGFEVHDSFGTYFLCADPRPLGFDDSAAFCADLPHTAGVAAIPMSAFCDPGAEHADMWNHLVRFAFCKRNETLDEAIRRLAALRR; this is encoded by the coding sequence GTGACGGTTCGACGGTTGCAGCCGTACGCGATCAACATCTTCGCGCAGATGTCGGCGCTGGCCGCCCGTGTCGGCGCCGTCAACCTCGGCCAGGGGTTCCCCGACGAGGACGGGCCGCCGCAGATGCTCAAGATCGCCGAGGAGGCGATCGCCGACGGCGTCAACCAGTACCCGCCCGGCCCCGGCATCGCACCGCTGCGCGAGGCGATCGCCGCCCAGCGCCTGCGGCACTACGGCACGGTATACGACCCCGAGACCGAGGTGCTGGTGACCGTCGGCGCGTCCGAGGCGATCGCGGCCGCGGTGATCGGTCTGGTCGAGCCCGGCTCCGAGGTGCTGCTGATCGATCCCGCGTTCGACACCTACGCCCCCGTCATCGCGATGGCGGGCTGCCGGCGCCGGTCGGTGCCGCTGATGCCCGACGGCGGCGGCTTCCGCATCGACGTGGACGCGCTGCGCGCCGCGGTCACACCGGAGACCAGGGCGCTGATCCTCAATTCGCCGCACAACCCGACCGGCATGGTCGCCACCGACGCCGAACTGCGCGCGGTGGCCGAACTCGCCGTCGAGGCCGACCTGCTGGTCATCACCGACGAGGTCTACGAGCACCTGGTGTACTCGGACTTCCCCGGCGGGGGGCACCTGCCGCTGGTCGGCTATCCCGGCATGCGCGACCGCACGGTCACCATCTCCGGCGCCGCCAAGACGTTCAATGTGACCGGCTGGAAGATCGGGTGGGCCTGCGGCACAGCGGATCTGATCGCCGGTGTGCGGGCGGCCAAGCAGTACATGTCCTATGTCGGCGGGGCGCCGTTCCAGCCCGCGGTGGCGCACGCGCTCAACACCGAGGACGCCTGGGTGGCCGGGCTGCGCGACTCGCTGCAGGCCAAGCGGGACCGGCTCGGCGCTGCGCTGACCGAGCTCGGGTTCGAGGTGCACGACAGTTTCGGCACCTACTTCCTGTGTGCCGATCCGCGGCCGCTCGGTTTCGACGACAGCGCGGCGTTCTGCGCGGACCTCCCGCACACGGCCGGCGTGGCCGCGATCCCGATGTCGGCGTTCTGCGATCCGGGCGCCGAGCACGCCGACATGTGGAACCACTTGGTGCGCTTCGCGTTCTGCAAGCGCAACGAGACGCTCGACGAGGCGATCCGGCGATTGGCCGCGCTGCGCCGGTGA
- a CDS encoding urease accessory protein UreF: MPATTTDPAVALALWMQLHDSAFPAGRMVHSHGFEEWLSERPEAGPAQIAAAVTEYLAHSYAPLDATITAAAWRAAPSPEVLCTLDELTASYKLFDNARIASESSGRQLASAARHSGLAPGLAFLDAVLDGATPGHCAVVDGALQAVIGVALRTAVLGSLRSMMASLLSVAVRLGRLGPLHSQRVQVGAAADIAALADQVWGRGIDDLHSTAPALEISGMRHETRTARLFTT; encoded by the coding sequence ATGCCGGCCACCACCACTGACCCGGCGGTCGCGCTCGCGCTGTGGATGCAGTTGCACGACAGCGCCTTTCCGGCCGGACGGATGGTGCACAGCCACGGCTTCGAGGAGTGGCTGTCCGAACGTCCCGAGGCCGGGCCCGCGCAGATCGCGGCCGCGGTGACCGAGTACCTGGCCCACTCCTACGCCCCGCTGGACGCCACGATCACCGCGGCGGCGTGGCGCGCCGCGCCGTCACCGGAGGTGCTGTGCACCCTCGACGAGCTGACCGCGTCCTACAAGCTGTTCGACAACGCCCGCATCGCCTCGGAGTCCTCCGGCAGGCAGCTGGCGTCGGCCGCGCGGCACAGCGGGCTGGCGCCGGGGCTGGCCTTCCTCGACGCGGTGCTCGACGGTGCGACGCCGGGCCACTGCGCCGTCGTGGACGGCGCGCTGCAGGCGGTCATCGGGGTGGCGCTGCGCACCGCCGTGCTCGGGTCGCTGCGCTCGATGATGGCGTCGCTGCTCAGCGTCGCCGTGCGCCTCGGCCGCCTCGGCCCCCTGCACAGCCAGCGCGTGCAGGTCGGCGCGGCGGCCGACATCGCCGCGTTGGCCGACCAGGTCTGGGGGCGCGGCATCGACGACCTCCACAGCACCGCACCTGCGCTCGAGATCAGCGGCATGCGGCACGAGACCCGCACCGCCCGCCTGTTCACCACCTGA
- a CDS encoding urease accessory protein UreE gives MLACFVLGDIDENRFAGRRRHHVDIGWGDAAKHRQLVTADTGIEVRIMLPRGTFLRHGAVLADDGEQVVVVRRPQEPAISVRFDDNSGPAGARRMLLLGYLLGNQHAPIDVGEDALAAPLFTSAEAARSMMADLHIHGDVAPVSMAADGWTRTSADAHAGHHH, from the coding sequence ATGTTGGCCTGTTTCGTGCTCGGTGACATCGACGAGAACCGGTTCGCCGGCCGGCGACGCCACCACGTCGACATCGGCTGGGGCGACGCCGCCAAACACCGGCAGCTGGTCACGGCCGACACGGGGATCGAGGTGCGGATCATGTTGCCGCGCGGCACCTTTCTGCGACACGGCGCGGTGCTGGCCGACGACGGTGAGCAGGTGGTGGTGGTGCGGCGACCGCAGGAGCCGGCGATCTCGGTCCGGTTCGACGACAACAGCGGTCCCGCCGGTGCGCGCCGGATGCTGTTGCTCGGCTACCTGCTGGGAAACCAGCACGCGCCGATCGACGTCGGCGAGGACGCGCTCGCGGCGCCGCTGTTCACCAGCGCCGAGGCTGCCAGGTCGATGATGGCCGACCTCCACATCCACGGCGACGTCGCGCCCGTCTCGATGGCCGCCGACGGCTGGACCCGCACCTCAGCAGACGCCCATGCCGGCCACCACCACTGA
- a CDS encoding urease accessory protein UreD, translating to MTAPTIRPGELAVDVVADATGRTRTTSLRQRYPQRVTVPLRSATDHPGAATLCVQSPSGGAFSDDDLHTAVRCGPGSHLHLTTQAATQVFAGDGPGARHRAEFSVAAGAVLEYNPQTVIPHAGSTYRQRVDIDLACGGVYLGWEAVAAGRIAHGERFTYCCYDSAFTVRVDGRVVARDRQVVRPGAATGGGCLLDGDYLGTFVAVAPGSDTELLLDGLRSVLDTAEGCRGGAGRLPAEAGVFIRLTAQTAPELHRTRHALFEFARSVLVPASHGDSEVSA from the coding sequence GTGACCGCACCGACCATCCGGCCGGGCGAGCTCGCCGTCGACGTCGTCGCCGACGCGACGGGCCGCACCCGGACAACGTCACTGCGCCAACGCTATCCGCAGCGCGTGACCGTGCCGCTGCGCTCGGCAACCGATCATCCCGGCGCGGCGACGCTGTGCGTGCAGAGCCCGAGCGGCGGCGCGTTTTCCGACGACGATCTGCACACCGCGGTACGGTGCGGACCGGGCAGCCATCTGCACCTCACCACCCAGGCCGCCACGCAGGTGTTCGCCGGCGACGGCCCGGGGGCCCGGCATCGCGCCGAGTTCAGCGTCGCCGCGGGGGCGGTGCTGGAGTACAACCCGCAGACGGTGATCCCGCACGCGGGTTCGACCTACCGCCAGCGAGTCGACATCGACCTCGCGTGCGGCGGCGTCTATCTCGGTTGGGAGGCTGTCGCCGCGGGCCGCATCGCGCACGGCGAGCGCTTCACCTACTGCTGCTACGACAGCGCGTTCACGGTGCGGGTCGACGGCCGCGTGGTGGCCCGCGACCGCCAGGTCGTCCGGCCCGGCGCCGCGACCGGCGGCGGCTGCCTTCTGGACGGTGACTATCTGGGCACCTTTGTCGCGGTGGCCCCGGGCTCTGACACAGAGCTGCTGCTCGACGGTCTGCGCTCGGTGCTCGACACCGCCGAGGGCTGTCGCGGCGGCGCGGGCCGACTGCCCGCCGAGGCGGGTGTGTTCATCCGGCTGACGGCGCAGACCGCACCGGAGCTGCACCGGACCCGCCACGCCCTGTTCGAGTTCGCGCGGTCCGTCCTGGTGCCGGCGTCCCACGGTGATTCGGAGGTCAGTGCGTGA
- the ureG gene encoding urease accessory protein UreG → MTEVVRIGIGGPVGSGKTRLVENLVPQLHRLGFSVAVITNDLVTDEDAQRVRRSGVIDPDRVLAVETGACPHTAIREDPSANLAAVARLCRRFPDLQVILIESGGDNLAATFTSDLVDYWVFVIDTAAGDDIPRKNGIGLLQADLLVVNKIDLAPLVGADLEMMRRDCAAARPVKPTVFTDLRSGQGLDELTRQLVDAAMLTPSPQ, encoded by the coding sequence ATGACTGAAGTAGTGCGCATCGGCATCGGCGGTCCTGTGGGGTCGGGCAAGACGCGGTTGGTCGAGAACCTGGTCCCGCAGCTGCACCGGCTCGGGTTCAGCGTCGCCGTGATCACCAACGACCTGGTGACCGACGAGGACGCCCAACGCGTGCGGCGCAGTGGTGTCATCGATCCGGACCGGGTACTTGCCGTGGAGACCGGCGCCTGCCCACACACCGCGATCCGGGAGGACCCGTCGGCGAATCTGGCTGCCGTCGCACGTCTTTGCCGCCGGTTCCCGGACCTACAGGTGATCCTGATCGAGTCCGGTGGCGACAACCTCGCGGCCACTTTCACCTCGGATCTGGTCGACTACTGGGTGTTCGTCATCGACACCGCCGCCGGCGACGACATACCGCGCAAGAACGGCATCGGGCTGCTGCAGGCGGATCTGCTGGTGGTCAACAAGATCGACCTCGCGCCGTTGGTCGGCGCCGACCTCGAGATGATGCGCCGCGACTGTGCGGCCGCGCGGCCGGTGAAGCCGACGGTGTTCACCGATCTGAGGTCCGGGCAGGGATTGGACGAACTGACACGGCAACTCGTCGACGCCGCGATGCTGACCCCGAGCCCGCAGTGA
- the ureC gene encoding urease subunit alpha: MAHRISRRHYAELYGPTTGDRVRLADTELLAKVEHDATVYGDESVFGGGKTMREGMAVHGDVTNGDGALDFVITNALIVDAVLGIRKADIGIRDGRIAGIGKSGNPRTMDGVDPGMVIGAGTDIRSGEGMIATAGAIDVHVHFDSAGLVEEAISSGVTTMIGGGLGPVTVGITSSGPNNLARMLRAAEAFPMNFGFIANGSASSTAPLIEQGLAGAIGFKIHEDWGATPAAIRASLDAGDELDLQVQIHTDTLNESGFFEDTMAAIGGRAIHTYHAEGAGGGHAPDIMRVVGEPYCLPSSTNPTNPYTLNTFDEHLDMVMVCHHLNPRIPEDVAFAESRIRRETIAAEDVLHDLGAISAMGSDSQGMGRIGETIARTWQLASHMRATRGALPADEGTGADNARILRYIAKLTVNPARLFGIDHEVGSLEPGKLADIVLWEPKFFGIRPEVVFKGGFPAWSVMGEANASLMTCEPLRYRPQWAAYGRAPADVSVNFVAAGAVDAGLGDRLGLQTRLVGCRGARSLTKADLLHNDYLPDITIEPDTYRVTVDGQPCVSTPMTRVPLGRRYTLK; the protein is encoded by the coding sequence ATGGCACACCGCATCTCTCGACGGCACTACGCCGAGCTGTACGGCCCGACCACCGGTGACCGGGTCCGGCTGGCCGACACCGAACTGCTGGCCAAAGTCGAACACGACGCGACCGTCTACGGCGACGAGTCGGTGTTCGGCGGCGGCAAGACCATGCGTGAGGGGATGGCCGTGCACGGCGACGTCACCAACGGCGACGGCGCACTGGACTTCGTCATCACCAACGCGCTGATCGTCGACGCGGTGCTCGGTATCCGCAAGGCCGACATCGGCATTCGCGACGGGCGCATCGCGGGCATCGGCAAGTCGGGCAACCCGCGCACCATGGACGGCGTCGACCCCGGCATGGTGATCGGCGCGGGCACCGACATCCGATCCGGGGAGGGCATGATCGCCACCGCGGGCGCCATCGACGTGCACGTGCACTTCGACAGTGCCGGACTGGTCGAGGAGGCGATCTCCAGCGGGGTCACCACGATGATCGGCGGCGGGCTGGGCCCGGTCACCGTGGGCATCACCTCGTCGGGCCCGAACAATCTGGCGCGGATGCTGCGCGCCGCCGAGGCGTTCCCGATGAACTTCGGGTTCATCGCCAACGGCAGCGCCTCGAGCACCGCACCGCTGATCGAGCAGGGACTGGCGGGGGCCATCGGCTTCAAGATCCACGAGGACTGGGGCGCCACCCCGGCCGCGATCCGGGCCTCGCTCGACGCCGGTGACGAACTCGACCTGCAGGTGCAGATCCACACCGACACCCTCAACGAGTCCGGCTTCTTCGAGGACACCATGGCCGCCATCGGCGGGCGGGCGATCCACACGTATCACGCCGAGGGCGCCGGCGGCGGCCACGCACCCGACATCATGCGGGTGGTGGGCGAACCGTACTGCCTGCCGTCGTCCACCAACCCGACGAACCCGTACACGCTCAACACCTTCGACGAACACCTCGACATGGTGATGGTGTGCCACCACCTCAACCCGCGCATCCCCGAGGACGTCGCGTTCGCCGAGTCGCGGATCCGGCGTGAGACCATCGCCGCCGAGGATGTGCTGCACGACCTGGGCGCGATCTCGGCGATGGGCTCGGACTCCCAGGGCATGGGCCGGATCGGGGAAACCATCGCGCGCACATGGCAACTGGCGTCCCACATGCGGGCGACTCGCGGTGCGCTGCCCGCCGACGAGGGCACCGGCGCCGACAACGCGCGCATCCTGCGCTACATCGCGAAGCTCACGGTCAACCCGGCGCGGCTGTTCGGCATCGACCACGAGGTCGGCTCGCTGGAGCCCGGCAAGCTGGCCGACATCGTGCTGTGGGAGCCGAAGTTCTTCGGCATCCGGCCGGAAGTGGTGTTCAAGGGCGGATTCCCGGCGTGGTCGGTGATGGGTGAGGCGAACGCGTCGCTGATGACGTGTGAACCGCTGCGCTACCGCCCGCAGTGGGCGGCGTACGGGCGCGCCCCGGCCGACGTGTCGGTGAACTTCGTGGCGGCCGGGGCTGTCGACGCCGGCCTGGGTGACCGGCTCGGTCTGCAGACCCGCCTGGTCGGCTGTCGCGGCGCGCGGTCGCTGACGAAGGCGGACCTGCTGCACAACGACTACCTGCCGGACATCACCATCGAACCGGACACCTACCGGGTGACCGTCGACGGGCAGCCGTGTGTGAGCACACCGATGACCCGGGTGCCGCTGGGTCGTCGGTACACACTCAAATAG
- a CDS encoding urease subunit beta: MHLTPKDEDRLLLFLAAELARKRRSAGLALTYAEARALIADEVAEAARAGATVADAAAHGATVLTDDDVLPGVATLLGSVQVEAFFEDGQKLVTVHDAIGPGSGTTAEPAVVPGEIRPCDGDLELNAGRPTVTVTVDNTGDRPIQVGSHFHFFEVNRALRFDRAACFGMRLDIPSGTAVRFEPGEAQEVSLTRYGGEQIVVGQNDVTNGATAGAATDALMERMHASGFLDSGRGV, encoded by the coding sequence CAAGCGCCGCTCGGCGGGCCTGGCGCTGACCTACGCGGAAGCCCGCGCCCTGATCGCCGACGAGGTGGCCGAGGCCGCCCGCGCGGGCGCGACGGTCGCCGACGCCGCCGCGCACGGCGCCACCGTGCTGACCGACGACGACGTCCTGCCCGGGGTGGCCACCCTGCTCGGTTCGGTGCAGGTCGAGGCGTTCTTCGAGGACGGGCAGAAGCTGGTCACGGTGCACGACGCCATCGGCCCGGGCAGCGGGACGACCGCCGAACCCGCCGTCGTCCCCGGCGAGATCCGGCCCTGCGACGGCGACCTCGAACTCAACGCCGGACGCCCGACCGTGACCGTCACCGTCGACAACACCGGTGACCGCCCGATCCAGGTGGGTTCGCACTTCCACTTCTTCGAGGTCAACCGGGCGTTGCGGTTCGACCGGGCCGCCTGCTTCGGGATGCGGCTGGACATCCCGTCCGGCACCGCGGTGCGGTTCGAACCCGGTGAGGCACAGGAGGTCTCATTGACGCGCTATGGCGGTGAGCAGATCGTGGTCGGCCAGAACGACGTCACCAACGGCGCGACGGCCGGCGCCGCGACCGATGCACTGATGGAGCGCATGCACGCGTCGGGCTTCCTCGACTCCGGGCGGGGTGTCTGA